One Streptomyces sp. NBC_00554 DNA segment encodes these proteins:
- a CDS encoding cold-shock protein: protein MPTGKVKWFNSEKGFGFLSRDDGGDVFVHSSVLPAGVEVLKPGQRVEFGVVAGQRGDQALSVILLDPTPSVAVAQRRKPDELASIVQDLTTLLENITPMLERGRYPDKASGSKIAGLLRAVADQLDV from the coding sequence GTGCCTACCGGCAAGGTCAAATGGTTCAACAGCGAGAAGGGCTTCGGCTTTCTCTCCCGCGACGACGGCGGCGACGTCTTCGTTCATTCCTCGGTCCTGCCCGCCGGAGTCGAAGTCCTCAAGCCCGGCCAGCGCGTGGAATTCGGCGTCGTCGCCGGCCAGCGCGGCGACCAGGCGCTTTCGGTGATCCTCCTGGACCCGACCCCCTCCGTCGCGGTCGCACAGCGCCGCAAGCCGGACGAACTGGCCTCCATCGTCCAGGACTTGACGACCCTCCTCGAAAACATCACGCCGATGCTGGAGAGGGGCCGCTACCCCGACAAGGCCTCCGGCAGCAAGATCGCAGGCCTGCTGCGAGCGGTCGCCGACCAGCTCGACGTCTAG
- a CDS encoding 1,4-dihydroxy-6-naphthoate synthase encodes MTALTEPLQIAYSPCPNDTFVFDAWAHGRVPGAPALDVTFADIDITNGMAERGEFDVLKVSYAVLPYVLDEYALLPCGGALGRGCGPLVLTREPEADLTGRTVAVPSERSTAYLLFRLWAADVLPGGVGEIVVMPFHEIMPAVRDGKVDAGLVIHEARFTYQNYGLHKLADMGEHWERTTGLPIPLGAIIAKRSLGEERLTALAAAARTSVRMAWDDPEASRPYVLEHAQEMDPAVADQHIGLYVNEFTADLGDDGYAAIRGLLTRAAAEGLVPPLGPDALNFP; translated from the coding sequence ATGACCGCACTCACTGAGCCCCTGCAGATCGCGTACTCGCCCTGCCCGAACGACACCTTCGTCTTCGACGCCTGGGCCCACGGCCGGGTGCCGGGCGCGCCCGCGCTCGACGTCACCTTCGCGGACATCGACATCACCAACGGCATGGCCGAGCGCGGCGAGTTCGACGTACTGAAGGTGTCGTACGCCGTGCTGCCGTACGTCCTCGACGAGTACGCGCTGCTGCCGTGCGGCGGTGCGCTCGGCCGGGGCTGCGGGCCGCTGGTCCTCACCCGGGAGCCGGAGGCCGACCTTACGGGCCGTACGGTCGCCGTGCCGAGCGAGAGGTCGACGGCGTATCTGCTCTTCCGCCTCTGGGCCGCGGACGTCCTGCCCGGCGGGGTCGGCGAGATCGTGGTCATGCCGTTCCACGAGATCATGCCCGCCGTACGGGACGGGAAGGTCGACGCGGGACTCGTCATCCACGAGGCGCGTTTCACGTACCAGAACTACGGGCTGCACAAGCTCGCCGACATGGGCGAGCACTGGGAGCGGACGACCGGACTGCCCATCCCGCTGGGCGCGATCATCGCCAAGCGCTCGCTGGGCGAGGAGCGGCTGACGGCGCTCGCCGCAGCGGCCCGTACGTCGGTCCGCATGGCCTGGGACGACCCGGAGGCCTCCCGCCCCTACGTCCTGGAACACGCCCAGGAGATGGACCCCGCCGTCGCCGACCAGCACATCGGCCTGTACGTGAACGAGTTCACGGCCGATCTGGGCGACGACGGATACGCGGCGATCCGGGGGCTGCTGACGCGTGCGGCGGCCGAGGGGCTCGTGCCGCCCCTCGGGCCGGATGCGCTGAACTTCCCGTAG
- a CDS encoding futalosine hydrolase, whose protein sequence is MVLHAQEGLLTTSSVRAARILVATAVPVERDAVARAFTPPAAREVPLPGATLHRAGAFDLLAAGVGPALAAASTAGALTAAALADTPYGLVVSAGIAGGFQPDAPVGSLVVADEITVADLGAETADGFLTVTELGFGVVSHRPPESLVRDVAAATGGRAGTVLTVSTVTGTAARAAGLRARHPRALAEAMEGFGVAEAAAAHGVPVLELRAVSNPVGPRDRAAWRIGEALAALTEAFGKLAPVLESWNPHDRTH, encoded by the coding sequence GTGGTCCTTCACGCTCAAGAAGGACTCCTGACCACGTCTTCCGTACGTGCGGCACGCATCCTCGTAGCCACCGCGGTCCCGGTCGAACGGGACGCGGTGGCCCGGGCGTTCACACCCCCCGCCGCCCGTGAGGTCCCGCTGCCCGGGGCGACCCTCCACCGGGCCGGTGCCTTCGACCTCCTCGCCGCCGGCGTCGGTCCCGCTCTCGCCGCCGCGTCCACCGCCGGGGCCCTCACCGCGGCCGCCCTTGCGGACACCCCGTACGGCCTCGTCGTCTCGGCGGGCATCGCCGGCGGTTTCCAGCCGGACGCGCCCGTCGGCTCGCTGGTCGTCGCCGACGAGATCACGGTGGCGGATCTGGGCGCGGAGACCGCGGACGGTTTCCTGACCGTCACCGAGCTCGGCTTCGGGGTCGTCAGCCACCGTCCACCCGAATCACTCGTACGAGACGTCGCGGCGGCCACGGGTGGACGCGCCGGGACGGTACTGACCGTGTCCACCGTGACCGGCACCGCCGCCCGCGCCGCCGGACTGCGCGCCCGCCACCCCCGCGCCCTCGCCGAGGCGATGGAGGGCTTCGGGGTCGCCGAGGCCGCCGCCGCGCACGGCGTGCCCGTGCTTGAGCTGCGCGCGGTCTCCAACCCCGTCGGCCCGCGCGACCGCGCCGCCTGGCGCATCGGCGAGGCCCTCGCGGCACTCACCGAGGCTTTCGGGAAGCTGGCGCCCGTCCTGGAGAGTTGGAACCCACATGACCGCACTCACTGA
- a CDS encoding DUF2771 domain-containing protein, producing MTSLPRGRAAIESVLGSVPGSNGSSGFSAARRRRAVAVVGAVSAGLLTLSACDKPTPLATITVGDNSVSSETDCYNDGKEVKAEELAKCLKSKDIKSIKVDPDETVRFGVDPDIAEKGWTILMNGQPLTDSSKKTYRTIPGSVFFNAQYGASGNSTLVSIKEGDTTVSGLWSFTLKKDS from the coding sequence ATGACCTCCCTGCCCCGCGGCAGAGCCGCTATTGAATCTGTTCTTGGATCCGTTCCCGGATCCAATGGATCTTCTGGATTCAGCGCCGCGCGCCGCCGTCGCGCCGTTGCCGTTGTCGGAGCCGTGTCCGCCGGACTTCTCACCCTGTCCGCCTGTGACAAGCCGACGCCGCTGGCCACCATCACGGTCGGCGACAACTCGGTGAGCTCCGAGACCGACTGCTACAACGACGGCAAGGAGGTGAAGGCCGAGGAGCTGGCCAAGTGCCTCAAGTCCAAGGACATCAAGTCCATCAAGGTCGACCCCGACGAGACCGTGCGGTTCGGTGTGGACCCCGACATCGCCGAAAAGGGCTGGACGATCCTGATGAACGGTCAGCCGCTGACCGACTCCAGCAAGAAGACGTACCGCACGATCCCGGGCAGCGTGTTCTTCAACGCGCAGTACGGCGCGAGCGGCAACTCCACGCTCGTCTCCATCAAGGAGGGCGACACGACGGTCAGCGGTCTGTGGTCCTTCACGCTCAAGAAGGACTCCTGA
- a CDS encoding MFS transporter codes for MAAARSPHGATGIGGAKGTNRSGGSARVSGPVRAVGRALHFPVTGTARGIRKATHAHGAGESGLGKLIELHGVNGAGDVMITVALASTVFFSVPTDEARGRVALYLAITMAPFTLLAPVIGPLLDRLPHGRRAAMAGAMLARAFLALLLSGAVVTGGIELYPAALGVLVSSKAYGVVRSAVVPRLLPPGFSLVKANSRVTLGGLLATGVAAPIGAGLQVLGPRYPLYGAFVIFIAGMFLSFSLPPKVDSAKGEDKALLAADPEHLHGPHLKKVKRPGLRTVGTAVTHALAANASLRCLSGFLIFFLAFLMREHPLAGASAAASLAIVGISAGVGNALGTAVGAWLKSRAPEIIIVTVVAFVLAAAITAAVFFGAVVVACLAAVAGFAQALAKLSLDALIQRDVPELVRTSAFARSETILQMAWVIGGGIGMALPLNGTLGLSVAAAIVATGWLTTVRGLIGVARHGGRPRTRVA; via the coding sequence GTGGCAGCCGCAAGGTCGCCCCACGGAGCCACCGGGATCGGCGGGGCCAAGGGGACCAACCGGAGTGGCGGATCGGCCCGAGTGAGCGGGCCCGTCCGTGCGGTCGGTCGCGCCCTGCACTTCCCGGTGACGGGGACGGCGCGCGGTATCCGCAAGGCGACGCACGCGCACGGGGCGGGTGAGTCCGGGCTCGGGAAGCTGATCGAGCTGCACGGAGTGAACGGCGCAGGTGACGTCATGATCACCGTCGCCCTCGCCTCCACCGTCTTCTTCTCGGTGCCCACGGACGAGGCCCGCGGCCGCGTCGCGCTGTACCTCGCCATCACCATGGCGCCCTTCACCCTCCTCGCCCCCGTGATCGGGCCGCTCCTGGACCGCCTCCCGCACGGCCGCCGCGCCGCGATGGCGGGCGCGATGCTCGCCCGGGCCTTCCTGGCGCTGCTGCTGTCGGGCGCGGTGGTGACCGGCGGTATCGAGCTGTATCCCGCCGCGCTGGGCGTGCTGGTGTCGTCGAAGGCGTACGGGGTGGTGCGCAGCGCCGTGGTGCCACGACTGCTGCCACCGGGGTTCTCGCTGGTGAAGGCGAACTCCCGGGTCACCCTCGGCGGGCTGCTCGCCACCGGTGTGGCCGCGCCGATCGGGGCGGGGCTGCAGGTGCTCGGCCCGCGCTATCCGCTCTACGGCGCCTTCGTGATCTTCATCGCGGGAATGTTCCTGTCGTTCTCGCTGCCGCCCAAGGTCGACTCGGCCAAGGGCGAGGACAAGGCGCTCCTGGCGGCGGATCCGGAGCATCTGCACGGGCCGCACCTGAAGAAGGTCAAGCGCCCGGGGCTGCGCACGGTCGGTACGGCCGTCACGCACGCGCTCGCCGCGAACGCGTCCCTGCGCTGCCTCTCCGGCTTCCTGATCTTCTTCCTCGCGTTCCTGATGCGCGAGCATCCGCTGGCCGGGGCGAGCGCGGCGGCCTCGCTGGCGATAGTGGGTATCTCGGCGGGCGTGGGCAACGCGCTCGGCACGGCGGTCGGCGCATGGCTGAAATCGCGCGCTCCGGAGATCATCATCGTGACGGTCGTCGCGTTCGTGCTGGCGGCCGCGATCACCGCCGCGGTGTTCTTCGGTGCGGTCGTGGTGGCCTGTCTGGCCGCGGTCGCGGGGTTCGCGCAGGCTCTCGCCAAACTGTCCCTGGACGCGCTGATCCAGCGGGACGTGCCCGAACTGGTCCGTACGTCGGCCTTCGCGCGCTCCGAGACGATCCTGCAGATGGCCTGGGTGATCGGCGGCGGCATCGGCATGGCGCTGCCCCTGAACGGCACGCTCGGCCTCTCCGTGGCCGCCGCGATCGTCGCCACCGGCTGGCTCACCACCGTGCGGGGACTGATCGGGGTGGCCCGGCACGGGGGCCGTCCGCGGACACGCGTGGCATGA
- a CDS encoding DUF3027 domain-containing protein, with translation MSAATTRSRTPDRLCAEAVDLARAAAEEAAAPGVVGEHVELVSEGDRVVTHFFECKEMGYRGWRWAVTVARASRAKLVTLDETVLLPGPDSLLAPEWVPWSERLRPGDLGPGDLLPTDAEDLRLEPGYTGEDEPPPNSPLSEEMAELVEAEDAEVSGVTPAGLLLSPMRGSIASVAEELGLRRARVLSRYGLHVAADRWEESYGPKTPMAQAAPASCVSCGFLNRIGGSLGQAFGVCANEFSPADGHVVSLAYGCGGHSEAAVMPAPPRPAPHVIDETRVDPFPLRPAPDSGSVSVTADESSAELGHS, from the coding sequence GTGAGCGCAGCGACCACGCGAAGCCGCACCCCCGACCGCCTGTGCGCCGAGGCAGTCGACCTCGCCCGCGCCGCCGCCGAGGAGGCAGCCGCACCCGGCGTCGTCGGCGAGCATGTGGAGCTGGTCTCCGAAGGGGACCGAGTCGTCACGCACTTCTTCGAGTGCAAGGAGATGGGCTACCGCGGCTGGCGCTGGGCCGTGACCGTCGCCCGCGCCTCCCGCGCGAAGCTCGTCACCCTCGACGAAACCGTGCTGCTGCCCGGCCCGGACTCCCTCCTCGCCCCCGAGTGGGTGCCGTGGAGCGAGCGCCTGCGCCCCGGTGACCTGGGCCCGGGCGACCTGCTGCCCACGGACGCCGAGGATCTGCGCCTTGAGCCGGGTTACACCGGCGAGGACGAGCCCCCGCCGAACTCGCCCCTCTCCGAGGAGATGGCCGAGCTGGTGGAGGCGGAGGACGCCGAGGTCTCGGGTGTGACGCCCGCGGGCCTGCTCCTCTCGCCGATGCGCGGTTCGATCGCGTCGGTCGCCGAGGAGCTGGGGCTGCGCCGTGCGCGCGTCCTGTCGCGGTACGGGCTGCATGTCGCGGCCGACCGCTGGGAGGAGTCGTACGGGCCGAAGACGCCCATGGCGCAGGCCGCGCCGGCGTCGTGCGTCAGCTGCGGCTTCCTCAACCGGATCGGGGGCTCGCTCGGACAGGCGTTCGGAGTCTGCGCGAACGAGTTCTCACCGGCTGATGGTCATGTCGTTTCGCTCGCCTACGGCTGTGGTGGGCACTCCGAGGCCGCGGTCATGCCCGCACCACCGCGTCCGGCGCCGCACGTGATCGACGAGACCCGGGTGGACCCCTTCCCCCTCCGCCCCGCCCCGGATTCCGGTTCGGTCTCGGTTACGGCGGACGAGTCCTCGGCGGAACTGGGCCACTCGTAG
- a CDS encoding helix-turn-helix domain-containing protein, which yields MDTKNPSAPARPQSRTRARNHPHSGVIHDNARHTERFTVVGNHLAQHPELSGLAIGLAVHIQSLPTGASADIKTLAARFPESPARIAAALRELEAHGYLRRTRERVPGGRIVTRTVSCNRPGHRDQAADTPKPPRRRPDATPPRKKLPPVPQPAYRSPTLLQQATDLLAGLRRQDPRLLLSATDAEHLAPGVAAWLERDLTPTAVRHALTADLPPEDLRRPAALLAHRLTAQLPPPPPFRAPAPPPDVRHPLQNCDGCDHAFRSLTPGRCRHCRTDLPERA from the coding sequence ATGGACACGAAAAACCCTAGCGCTCCCGCGCGCCCCCAGTCCCGTACTCGGGCCAGGAATCACCCCCACTCCGGCGTGATTCACGACAACGCCCGCCACACCGAGCGCTTCACGGTGGTCGGCAACCACCTCGCCCAGCACCCGGAGTTGTCGGGCCTCGCGATCGGACTGGCCGTCCACATCCAGTCCCTCCCCACCGGCGCCTCCGCAGACATCAAGACCCTCGCGGCCCGCTTCCCGGAGAGCCCGGCCCGTATCGCCGCCGCCCTGCGCGAGTTGGAAGCCCACGGCTACCTGCGCCGCACCCGCGAACGCGTTCCCGGTGGCCGCATCGTCACCCGGACCGTGTCTTGCAACCGGCCCGGACACCGCGACCAGGCCGCCGACACCCCGAAGCCACCGCGCCGCCGCCCGGACGCCACCCCACCCCGTAAGAAACTCCCGCCCGTCCCGCAGCCCGCCTACCGCTCCCCCACCCTCCTCCAACAGGCGACCGACCTCCTCGCCGGCCTCCGTCGCCAGGACCCCCGCCTCCTCCTCTCGGCCACCGACGCCGAACACCTCGCTCCCGGCGTCGCCGCCTGGCTGGAGCGCGACCTCACCCCCACCGCCGTACGCCACGCCCTCACAGCGGACCTGCCACCCGAGGACCTACGCCGCCCGGCCGCCCTCCTCGCCCACCGCCTGACCGCCCAACTGCCACCGCCGCCGCCGTTCCGAGCCCCGGCCCCACCCCCGGACGTACGGCACCCGCTCCAGAACTGCGACGGCTGCGACCACGCGTTCCGCTCCCTCACGCCAGGTCGCTGCCGCCACTGCCGAACCGATCTTCCGGAGCGCGCCTAG
- a CDS encoding ATP-binding protein, with translation MPLSSTPRGACIARLLATEQLRDWGLPLDPMAHIVADLAANAVTHGRVPGRDFRLTLYVVGDTLRIEVTDTRGERAPQAQHPATDAESGRVLLLVDALADRWGTNTGPHPRKTVWAEVTLPSPSPPKLSPLSSGDAGGLSKEPTGRKNPHQAPPLPPAAQTHSRE, from the coding sequence GTGCCGCTGTCCTCCACGCCACGCGGAGCCTGTATCGCCCGCCTGCTCGCCACGGAGCAACTCCGCGACTGGGGCCTCCCGTTGGACCCGATGGCGCACATCGTGGCGGATCTGGCGGCGAACGCGGTCACGCACGGTCGGGTCCCGGGCCGGGACTTCCGGCTCACGCTCTACGTCGTCGGCGACACCCTCCGTATCGAGGTCACGGACACGAGGGGTGAGCGTGCCCCGCAGGCTCAACACCCCGCCACCGACGCGGAGTCGGGCCGGGTCCTGCTTCTCGTGGACGCCCTCGCCGACCGCTGGGGCACGAACACGGGTCCGCACCCTCGCAAGACCGTATGGGCCGAAGTCACCCTCCCGTCGCCGTCACCACCGAAGCTCAGCCCTCTGAGCTCCGGTGACGCGGGCGGTCTCTCCAAAGAACCAACGGGGAGAAAGAACCCTCACCAAGCCCCACCCCTCCCGCCCGCAGCGCAAACTCACTCGCGCGAGTGA
- a CDS encoding PH domain-containing protein, translated as MNDGIEREYRGRRVVPTVYVILVAVAVIVAIGVLNATTLSGLKASAVMVPALWMSVGVRVVLEQWRVRTFVTADGITVRGPLRTRTWAWTEIYGIRVENSRWGSPHWPAYLYRTDGRRVRLPHLDELQLDDPIAEAAGLCATAVRLGLTSLETRPEVEERIRRGARRRTAWQRASGASVVVVVALFVRDFWMIFTDGPTLSFLLLLGIPLLCLPVFFLLLDRLGETLAARRSPGHA; from the coding sequence ATGAACGACGGGATCGAGCGGGAGTACCGCGGGCGGCGGGTTGTGCCGACTGTGTACGTCATCCTGGTGGCCGTGGCGGTGATAGTCGCCATCGGAGTACTGAACGCGACGACGCTGTCCGGACTGAAGGCCTCGGCCGTGATGGTCCCGGCGCTCTGGATGTCCGTCGGTGTCCGCGTGGTCCTGGAGCAGTGGCGGGTGCGGACGTTCGTCACGGCCGACGGGATCACCGTACGAGGGCCGTTGCGCACCCGCACCTGGGCCTGGACCGAGATCTACGGCATCCGGGTCGAGAACAGCAGGTGGGGCAGCCCCCACTGGCCGGCGTATCTCTACCGCACCGACGGGCGCCGGGTTCGCCTCCCCCACCTCGACGAGCTTCAGCTGGACGACCCGATCGCCGAGGCCGCCGGCCTGTGCGCCACCGCCGTACGGCTCGGGCTCACGTCCCTTGAGACGCGGCCCGAGGTGGAGGAGCGCATCCGGCGAGGGGCGCGACGGCGCACGGCGTGGCAGCGGGCGTCCGGCGCCAGCGTGGTCGTCGTGGTCGCCCTGTTCGTCCGCGACTTCTGGATGATTTTCACCGACGGGCCCACGCTCTCGTTCCTGCTCCTCCTGGGCATCCCGCTCCTCTGCCTCCCCGTCTTCTTTCTCCTCCTGGACCGTCTTGGCGAGACCCTCGCCGCCCGGCGTTCCCCGGGTCACGCCTAG
- a CDS encoding sacsin N-terminal ATP-binding-like domain-containing protein has protein sequence MSKFVRPAAQGADPFGTARLRRGVLDAWATSPARFREDANAEEDLVLGGYRDRLVVELAQNAADAAARSGVPGRLRLTLRDGVLIAANTGAPLDATGVESLSTLRASAKRDAHDTAVGRFGVGFAAVLAVTDGPAVVGRHGGVRWSLAEARELASETARHSPGLGDEIRRRDGHVPLLRLPFAAEGTAPDTYDTAVILPLRDPAAQDLAERLLQNLDDALLLALPGLEEVVVESGDNEVRTLRRRADEHGAVIEDSRDGTTRWRTVARHGALEPALLADRPVEERLRPHWSVTWAVPVDADGAPARPRTSPVVHAPTPSDEPLGVPALLIASLPLDTTRRHAAPGPLTGFIVERAADAYAELLAAWRPVDAGIIDLVPGPLGKGELDGSLRQAILERLPRTAFLPPAAPPDTAVPETPVDWPDAGTGTAENPAALRPRDAEVVEGAGAETVGVLAEVLPSLLPAGLERRAELRTLGVARVPLTEAVDRLAGLEKDPGWWRRLYDSLAGVDPDRLSGLPVPLADGRTTIGPRQVLLPLADDDRTAAPDTLARLGLKVAHPDAAHPLLEKLGALPATPRAVLTTPQVRAAVAASLDDEGGGWDEDAPDAEELADTVLALVRGAGLEPGDEPWLGALALPDEEGELVPAGELVLPGSPFAQVMREDELAFVDAELAERWGEQPLAACGVLANFTLVRATDVVLDPDELEPRDSDFAEPDDAGLLDAVDVWCEDILDRLPDTPVPPVATEIVAVRDLDLVDDERWPQALALLSRPPLRDALTQPVRLLLPDGTHETVRPYTAWWLRGHPVLDGRRPAGLRSAGGDPLLHGLYDAADASGFEDEQVLRALGVRTSVAALLDEPGGAAELLDRLADPDREVSGAQLHALYGALADLDPEQVTLPDELRAVVDGQVTVVDAADAMVVDSPDLLPFTSGVPLLPVRPARAAELAELFQVRRLSESVTGEVDSEGTEHEVPESVRLLLGPATPASYVEHEELIVDGVELDWRRTRDGVLHAATLEGVAAALAWTAGQWPRRFEVAALLEDPSRTEELERDRWFD, from the coding sequence GTGAGCAAGTTCGTGCGGCCCGCAGCCCAGGGTGCCGACCCGTTCGGGACCGCCCGTCTCAGGCGGGGTGTGCTGGACGCCTGGGCGACCAGCCCGGCGAGGTTCCGCGAGGACGCCAACGCCGAGGAGGACCTCGTACTCGGCGGGTACCGGGACCGCCTGGTCGTCGAGCTCGCCCAGAACGCCGCCGACGCTGCGGCGAGGTCCGGGGTCCCCGGCCGCCTCAGGCTCACCCTCCGCGACGGCGTACTCATCGCGGCCAACACCGGCGCCCCCCTCGATGCGACGGGCGTCGAGTCGCTCTCCACCCTCCGCGCCTCCGCGAAGCGGGACGCCCACGACACGGCTGTCGGCCGCTTCGGCGTCGGCTTCGCGGCCGTCCTCGCGGTGACCGACGGGCCCGCCGTCGTGGGCCGGCACGGCGGCGTCCGCTGGTCCCTCGCCGAGGCCCGCGAACTGGCCTCCGAAACCGCCCGGCACAGCCCGGGCCTGGGCGACGAGATCCGCCGCCGCGACGGCCATGTGCCCCTGCTCCGGCTGCCGTTCGCCGCCGAGGGCACCGCCCCGGACACGTACGACACGGCCGTGATCCTCCCTCTGCGCGACCCCGCCGCCCAGGACCTCGCCGAACGCCTCCTCCAGAACCTCGACGACGCGCTGCTCCTCGCCCTGCCCGGCCTCGAAGAGGTCGTCGTCGAGAGCGGTGACAACGAAGTCCGTACGCTGCGCCGCCGCGCAGACGAGCACGGCGCCGTCATCGAGGACTCCCGCGACGGCACCACCCGCTGGCGCACCGTCGCCCGCCACGGCGCCCTCGAACCCGCCCTGCTCGCCGACCGCCCGGTCGAGGAACGGCTGCGCCCGCACTGGTCCGTGACCTGGGCCGTCCCCGTGGACGCCGACGGCGCCCCGGCCCGCCCCCGCACCAGCCCCGTCGTGCACGCGCCCACGCCGAGCGACGAACCCCTGGGCGTACCGGCGCTGTTGATCGCCTCCCTTCCGCTCGACACCACCCGCCGCCACGCGGCCCCCGGCCCCCTGACCGGCTTCATCGTGGAGCGCGCGGCCGACGCGTACGCCGAACTGCTCGCCGCCTGGCGCCCGGTGGACGCGGGGATCATCGACCTCGTGCCGGGCCCGCTCGGCAAGGGCGAACTGGACGGTTCCCTGCGGCAGGCGATCCTGGAGCGGCTGCCGCGCACCGCGTTCCTGCCGCCCGCCGCCCCGCCGGACACCGCCGTCCCCGAGACCCCCGTCGACTGGCCCGACGCCGGTACCGGCACCGCGGAGAACCCCGCCGCCCTGCGCCCCCGTGACGCCGAGGTCGTCGAGGGCGCCGGTGCCGAGACCGTCGGTGTGCTCGCCGAGGTGCTGCCCAGCCTGCTGCCCGCCGGGCTCGAACGCCGGGCGGAACTGCGGACGTTGGGCGTCGCCAGGGTCCCGCTCACCGAGGCCGTGGACCGGCTGGCGGGTCTGGAGAAGGACCCGGGCTGGTGGCGGCGGCTGTACGACAGCCTCGCCGGTGTCGACCCCGACCGGCTCTCCGGGCTGCCCGTGCCGCTCGCCGACGGCCGTACGACCATCGGCCCCCGGCAGGTCCTGCTGCCCCTCGCCGACGACGACCGGACCGCCGCCCCCGACACCCTCGCCCGGCTCGGCCTCAAGGTCGCCCACCCGGACGCCGCCCACCCGCTCCTGGAGAAGCTGGGCGCCCTCCCGGCCACCCCCCGCGCGGTCCTCACCACCCCGCAGGTGCGTGCCGCCGTCGCGGCCTCGCTCGACGACGAGGGCGGCGGCTGGGACGAGGACGCCCCGGACGCCGAGGAACTGGCCGACACCGTCCTCGCACTCGTCCGCGGCGCAGGTCTCGAACCCGGCGACGAGCCCTGGCTGGGCGCCCTCGCCCTCCCCGACGAGGAGGGGGAACTGGTGCCCGCGGGCGAACTGGTCCTGCCCGGCAGCCCGTTCGCCCAGGTCATGCGCGAGGACGAACTGGCCTTCGTCGACGCCGAACTGGCCGAGCGCTGGGGCGAGCAGCCGCTGGCCGCCTGTGGAGTCCTCGCCAACTTCACCCTCGTACGCGCCACCGATGTCGTCCTCGACCCGGACGAACTGGAGCCGCGCGACTCGGACTTCGCGGAACCCGACGACGCGGGTCTCCTGGACGCCGTCGACGTGTGGTGCGAGGACATCCTCGACCGGCTGCCCGACACACCTGTGCCGCCCGTCGCCACCGAGATCGTCGCCGTACGGGACCTGGATCTCGTCGACGACGAGCGCTGGCCGCAGGCCCTCGCCCTGCTGTCCCGGCCGCCCCTGCGGGACGCGCTCACCCAGCCGGTGCGGCTGCTGCTGCCGGACGGGACGCACGAGACCGTACGGCCGTACACGGCCTGGTGGCTGCGTGGTCACCCCGTCCTGGACGGGCGTCGCCCGGCCGGGCTGCGGTCGGCCGGCGGCGACCCGCTGCTGCACGGTCTCTACGATGCCGCCGACGCGAGCGGTTTCGAGGACGAGCAGGTACTGAGGGCGCTGGGCGTACGGACCTCCGTGGCCGCCCTCCTCGACGAACCCGGCGGCGCGGCCGAGCTCCTGGACCGGCTCGCCGACCCCGACCGCGAGGTCTCCGGGGCCCAACTGCACGCCCTCTACGGCGCCTTGGCCGACCTCGACCCCGAGCAGGTCACGCTGCCGGACGAACTGCGGGCCGTTGTCGACGGGCAGGTGACCGTGGTGGACGCGGCCGACGCCATGGTCGTGGACTCACCCGACCTGCTGCCCTTCACGAGCGGCGTGCCGCTGCTCCCCGTACGGCCGGCGCGGGCCGCCGAGCTCGCCGAGCTGTTCCAGGTGCGGCGCCTCAGCGAGTCGGTGACGGGCGAGGTCGACTCGGAGGGCACCGAGCACGAGGTACCGGAGTCGGTGCGGCTGCTGCTCGGTCCCGCCACCCCGGCGTCGTACGTCGAGCACGAGGAACTCATCGTCGACGGCGTCGAGTTGGACTGGCGCCGTACCCGGGACGGGGTGCTGCACGCCGCCACCCTGGAGGGCGTCGCCGCCGCCCTCGCCTGGACGGCCGGGCAGTGGCCGCGCCGCTTCGAGGTCGCGGCCCTCCTCGAGGACCCGTCGCGGACGGAGGAGCTGGAGCGGGACCGCTGGTTCGACTGA